One Thermotoga sp. genomic region harbors:
- a CDS encoding DUF4940 domain-containing protein, translating into ARKALMMITYVDHDVAFYERLCEYSFTVKVSVPDTVRVFLRTGDVLKTADSMKKSEEEVFKEILEFERSSLISPRIPVEAFLLLKEG; encoded by the coding sequence GCAAGAAAGGCTTTGATGATGATCACTTATGTCGATCATGATGTGGCCTTTTACGAAAGGCTTTGCGAGTACAGCTTTACGGTGAAAGTGTCTGTTCCAGACACAGTGAGGGTTTTCTTAAGAACAGGAGATGTTCTGAAAACAGCCGACTCGATGAAAAAGAGCGAAGAGGAGGTATTCAAAGAGATTCTCGAGTTCGAGCGAAGCTCTCTCATTTCCCCAAGGATTCCCGTGGAGGCCTTTTTGCTACTGAAGGAGGGCTGA
- a CDS encoding ATP-binding protein, translating into MPDIMFLIVPSKRSHIKIARSVMRDFLFLNGSPNSVVMDMEIVLGEILANVIKHTYKGDETKKVIVSYVMKDSVFYILVRDFGEPVDPSRLKPLPPDLENPREGGYGLYIIHQVADEFRVRPLNIGNLTIVRKSLR; encoded by the coding sequence TTGCCGGACATCATGTTCCTTATCGTTCCTTCCAAAAGGTCACACATAAAGATAGCACGTTCTGTCATGCGTGATTTTTTGTTTCTCAACGGTTCCCCGAACAGTGTGGTCATGGATATGGAGATAGTCCTGGGAGAGATTCTTGCGAACGTGATCAAGCACACCTACAAAGGAGATGAAACAAAAAAGGTCATCGTGAGTTATGTGATGAAGGATAGTGTCTTCTACATTCTCGTGAGGGACTTTGGAGAGCCCGTGGATCCCTCCAGGTTGAAGCCTCTTCCTCCCGATCTGGAAAATCCCAGGGAAGGAGGGTATGGCCTTTACATAATCCATCAAGTAGCAGACGAATTCAGGGTACGGCCTCTCAACATAGGTAATCTCACCATCGTCAGGAAGAGTCTGAGGTGA